AAGGCATAAAGAACCTGTGGTGTGACATGCTACATAAGTTACGCATGCGGTCAGTATCTTTAAGAGACCAGTAAGGCACAGGAGGGAACAGTAGCTTTCATAGACAAACTCCCCCGACCCGGTCAAACGTAGCAACAATCaaaaaacaacatcccaacccacccacccacccaataATGTAAGTTTGACAGCATTTCAAGCAATTTGATTAGAAAATAATAATTCTACAAAAAAATAacattatcaaataaaatcattgTAATAATACCTATGAAACAATATGAATAATAATCTATTAAGATGAACACAGAATGTAGGATATTGCCAATATGGTGTCAGAGCAATGTCCTATTAATTCGTTGTTGAATATCAGTTGCATTGCCCAAGCCCCTATCTACGCCCGCCCCTAACTTAGTACTACAGTATGTCATGCccatttatctgtgtgtgtgtactgtgtgtatgttGAAGAACCACCTTGGGtacatttaagcaataaggcccgaggggttgtggtatatggccaatataccacggcgagggctgttcttatgcaagatgcaacgcggagtgcctggacacagcccttagccatggtatattgccATGTCACAAACCCCAAAGGTGCCTCATTGCTATTATAAAACTGGATacaaacataattagagcagtaaaaagaaatgttttgtcatacccatggcaGACGGTCTGATATTCCACAGCTGTCagcaaatcagcattcagggcagaTTTATGCTATAGTGTCATGACAACTTAAAGACATACAAACATGACCTAAGCGTATCTCACatttatgtgtttttttttatttaattcttGTTCTTTAATATGTGAAATCCTAACAGGAGAAGTGATGTGGGCTAACACCATATATTACAGAACCAAAAAGAAATGTCttgctctctccttttctctcactACATCCTCCATTCTGCAtgtagaaggatggagggagagggattgGAGTGATTCCAAGTTTGACCAAAAGCTCTCATGTTCTGCATGGAGTGTCGAATCAACCTAAAGCGCGCAGTCTACGAGAAGTCCCACCACCCCCCAGAATACCTTCTTCACACAGACTGCAGTGTATgagtctctcctctgtcccccgTCTGTTGATGAGAGGCAGAAAAAGCGAGCGATTGGAGGTGGTTGAGGGAAAGCACAACAAATGGGCATCCCCATCAATTAATAACCTCGATGACTCACCACCGCCTCACTAGAATGTTAGTACGCTGGTAGTGGCACAACTGTCTGCTTTCTGCTCCAATGCCAATTCAGTTTGTTTAACGGACGGATAGTCATGAATACATGAGTGTTACTTTTGCATTTGAGCCATAAAACGTGGACCAGGCGGTGCACGTGACTCAATCTATGCTGTAGACAGACTAACATGACTAGAAGGCACCCCAACATATAAAATAGGCCCAATAGACAGATGACTATTGTAGCACACTAAACTTAATTTTGCTATATGACTTTCACTGGGTTGCAATAAACGACATAGCCTGAAGGAAAGAGAGACCCATACCTGTGACTATCTCGAATGGCAGAATCACTCCGACCCactttcaatgtgtgtgtgtgtgtgtgtgtgagggagagagagagataagcgcTCGCCAGAATCTAAAACCTAATCTTCTATCACCCAGTTCCCCTCTAAATCAATACCAATCTTTTCTCATATCTGTTTACCTTCCTGCCTCATCGCTCAGCAAaaatgaaaaagaaaaaaaaggtcCTCAAACCCCCCCTCACCCCTACCTAACTATTATTCCCCATACACTTTTTTAGAGGAGATAGTCTTCAAGTCAACCCCCAGTTCTAGCCCTTCAACTCCACCCCtttctctcaacctctccctgaccacccATCCCTCGCTTAACCCTGTTCCCATTGGTTCACTGTAGGGTAAGAGaaagggagatggagatgggagggaggctgagggctgaaaagtggaggagggagaggtggaggaggtgaaGCCCCGGGCAGAGAGGgacgggaggaggaggtgagcatCCAGAACAGGGCCCGGTTTAACAGCATCCCCCGCCAGACTGCCTGACCGGGGTGCTGTCTATCTTCAGGTTGGGCTTGTCCCCACCGGCCGTGGCCCCGGGTCCCATCCTCTTCTTAATCTCAGCGGCCATGGTCATGAAGGCCTGCTCCACGTTGGTGGCGTTCTTGGCACTGGTCTCCAGGAACGGGATGGCCAGGGAGTCGGCAAACTCCTGCAGGCGGCAGACAGGGACAGAATAGATAGGGGTTAAACATAGATATAAATACATACAAGGTAATACCCAGCTGTTGTAGTATTGACCATGGGGAAAATAATAATACTAAAAAACAGTATTGTGTTCATTAAATATAAAGCAATAGGACGCTGCAGGGAGGGACTGAAAGGACTTTTTAAATATTGGTATTGTGTGAAGTGTCTCAATGTGAAAAGTACGGTCTGTAATTTTGTCTGAGTTGAAAATGCATTAAAGAAAATTGTAAATAATTTAAAGATCCAATTATACGCTATTGATCACCTCAGGAGCCAACTCGATTTTGTATTCCCACATTGATGAGGAAATAGCTTTCTAGAGAAATAGACTGCCCAAAACAACGAAATTAGCTACATTATTATTTTGTGTAGTGCTTGAAATGTAGTGTGTTTTGTGAAGTGCCCAGAACCTTTTGATGGATGAATAATTTCAAAATTGCAGGCTGTACGTCTGATATGAGTTTCCATAACTTACAAGCTAGGTAGTATGCCATAGGGATATGGTTTCACTATTACTTTACTGAAAACTGTGTGCGCCCAAACCATTCAAAAGATATGATAAATTTGACTTCTTTGCTTGAGGCGTCAccacagacctgggttcgatcccagcctgtgtcacaaccggccttgactgggagtcccagagggcggcgcacaattggcccagagtcacccgggttaggggagggttgggccaggctttacttggctcatcgcactctagcgattccttgtggcgggccgtgcGCCTGCAAGATGACTTCggttgtcagttgaacggtgtttcctccgacacattagtgtggctggcttctgggttaagcgggcgggtgttaagaagcgcggtttggtgggtcatgtttcggaggacgcatgacacGACCGAGCCCGTTGGAGAGtttcagcgatgagacaagatcgtaattggatatcacgaaattggggagaaaaacatTATATAATAAAATAGCGGACTGCGAGAAGCCTATTTGTTTGATACACCATATATACACAACAGCATATGgacaccttcaaattagtggattaagCTACTTCAGCCACAGGTACAAAACagagtacacagccatgcaatctccatagacaaacattgacagtagaatggccttactgaagagctcagtgactttcacgtGGCacccgtcataggatgccacctttccaacaagtcagttcgtcacatttctgcccttctagagctgcctcagtcaactgtaagtgctgttattgtgaagtggaaatgtctaagagcaacaacggctcagccgcgaagtggtaagccacacaagctcacagaacgggaacgctgagtgctgaagaacgtagcatgtaaaaattgtttgtcctcggttgcaacactcactaccgagttccaaactgcccctggaagcagGGTTAACACAAGAACCggtcgtcgggagcttcatgaaatgggtttccatggccgaacagccccacacaagcctaatatcaccatgcgcagtggcaagcgtcggctggagtagtgtaaaggtcgccgccattggactctggagcagtggaaaccagttctctggagtaatgaatcacacttcaccatctggcagtctgacgggcaagtctgggtttggtggatgccaggcgaacgctacctgcccaaatgcatagtgccaaatgtaaagtttggtggaggaagaataatggtctgcggctgtttttcatggttcgggctaggccccttagttccccTTAGTTCCATTCAATtgcattctagacaattctgtgcttccaacttagtggcaacagtttggggaaggccctttcctgtttcagcaggacaacgcCCCCATGtagaaagcgaggtccatacagaaatgagaTCAtggtcgagatcagtgtggaataaatttactggcctgcacagagccctgaccttaacccatcaaacacctttgggatgaattcgaAAGcctactgcgagccaggcctaatcacccaagtccccacagcaatgttccaacatctagtggaaagccttcacagaagagtggaggctgttaaagcagcaaaggggggggaccaaatccatattaaagCCTCTGagtttggaatgaaatgttcgacaaacaggtgtccacatacttttgtagtgtaACAAACAagcttgttcagtcatgttaccttaTTAGCTAACAATCTGGTAACTGGACAGGCAGAAATTTGTTTTAAGACGGCACGTGGAGAAAGAAAGTGAACCCAGAAGTATACGTTTTAttctaataaaataaataataatttgggTAGGGTGTAGCCCTGGAAAGATGTAGGCTATGCCATGATATATTCAAGAGATTTTCTGTTGAATTGATTTCTTTCACATTAGCTGATGTAAGTAAATGGAACATCTATTCCTTATGATGGGATATCATATTATAGGATAATTAGTGTGCTTATCAGCAAGAACAGTACTGTTAATCCTCATACTTTTTAGTTTTCACAGTTTTGCTGGTGTAAATATTTCTTTGAAATCTATTATGCTCACTTGTGCCTTCGAAAATAAATATGACAAGAAGCTATGCATTTTTTTGCCATTCGTGTAGGTAAGTTGTGTCATGGACATGTTGATTGTAAGTCATAAAAAGGAGAATAGGCTTTACTGAAATGTCTCTTCCCTCAATTATTCTGTCATTTTAGTCGTGTGCACAAGTTCCTATGCAGATATGGCAAGAGGACTCTCAAAAGCTCGTAAATGTAAAATATCTTGCCTATATACAGTAAGATGACACATTTTTGCAACATGTCAGCCTCAACCACCTTAAGGTTGTTGTTGAAGGTAAGGTGACATGGAGTAATTCATTGTTATAGCGTGAATATTTTAAAATCTCTTCCACTTGGGAAACACACCTCCCTGCAGGACTTTCTTCAAGCCCTATTTTAAAGGGATTGGTCACCcacattattattttaaaatttgtatgtcttttttttttttttttttacaaaaattcTGAGTAGATCTAATCTCTTAATGTTCCTCTCAAAGTGCACCTGATGGATGCATTCATGCAGCAGTTGAAATTCAATTTTTCTTCCGGGGGATGCCCCCGGAACCCTCTGGCTTTGGGGTAAGCCCCCAATGTCCTCAAATCATAGAAATGCCCCTGTAGCCATACCTTGGCTGTTGTGTAGTCCACTACTTTCTTGGTGGTGAGGTCACACTTGTTCCCCACCAACAGCTTGTTGACGTTCTCGCTGGCGTAGCGGTCGATCTCCTGCAGCCACTGCTTCACGTTGTTGTAGGACTCCTACAGCACACAGGACAGAATGAGATGAGTCACAAAATGCATGGCTGCCTATCCTACAGGCATGTGAGAAACCTGTCTAAGCCGGGGGAGggaggggttctactaagctatatggaattgttttaagaaggtcatagcAATGATCATTTTGATATTGAAAtgtaagaccccttgaagtgtctttcttttttttttatatatataaattgtatttggccttactgctattagcccatacaaatgcaTTGAAAAAGAGATTCagtacatggaacaacagatagtccccccccaaaaaggaactttgttctgaagtgtctgtttcatatctgagagatataagaaagatcaggaaacattttatataaaaaaaaaatttaaacatttatttaacccCTTGTTTTTGGCACGAAACAGTTTCCATTattacttccattcatttttcaaCTGGTACAGGGAGACATTCAAAAGAGTCTTGTAGGCCTGTGGGCGAAACCGTTCGGACGATAGTTGACTTTGTGAGAAGAATGATTTTCGGGatctctcatggtctgacaaacaccgctctagctctgtcacctttcaccgcagatgagGAAGTGCGACATCgacggatgcggtggattgagaaaCATCCAATGCTAGCTTTAACTGAAAGATTCTTATGgggattttttattattatgcCAATTAGACATTTTTGAAAGTCAAAAGAACTTGGGAAGTACAATATTTGACTTCAAAAATAAACAATAGAGTATTAAGCTTAGGTCTAAGCATAGATCTCCCTTGAACTAATAACCCACCTGATCTGTGACATCATAGACCACGATGATGCCGTGGGCGCCCCTGTAGTAACTGGAGGTGATGGTGCGGAACCTCTCCTGACCAGCAGTGTCCCACtggaagagagggagtggagaattacaaaagagagagggaggggagagatcgTTGTTTAATGCAAACAAAAGAAACAGGCTAATTTAaataactaaacacacacacctgtcatcaCCCAAGTTCCATCCATTCCTGTCTTGAAAACACTTGGAATAGCACTAGTTAGGCATCTATGGACATTAGAATACCACACTAACATCTAAAGTTCCTCTCCTTGCATCTAAAGAGCCATGGTGGGAACAGAACTGGATCCCAGGCCTGTTGTTTAGCCTTAGGGCGAGGTGTTAAACTACAGAGCAAACACAGGACGTAAAACTAAGCAACATAACTAGGTTACTGAAccgtttatcaaatcaaatcaagccttTATAACATCAGGAGTTGGCGGGGGGAGCCGCTCCTCCTGTTTAACCAGATGTATCCGTCTGTAACGGTGCAGCCTTTTCTCCTACCAACACAGTATCCCATTACATCCTATTAGACTATAAGAGATCACACATGCACGCGAGCGacgcaaaaaaaaaaagatcacACAGCTGTGAGCGGTGCAAAATCCTCAAATGTTCATCATAACAGGAATAGCTGGGGCTAAGCTTTCTAATTAAAACAGCCACTTCTTATTTGTAGTTggtggtgtgggtgtgggtaGCGGCATGTTGCAGTGTTCATTGTGTCAGACTCACAATCTGCAGTTTGATGGTCTTGCCGTCCAGCTCGATGGTGCGGATCTTGAAGTCTACGCCGATGGTGCTGATGTAGCTCTCTGTGTAGGTGTCATCCTGGAGAAAAGGAAGGAGTTACAGagggcagaagagagagagagagaacagtcagaTTCTGGAAGCTGCATTTTGACACAAGGCACCTACATGACACTTACTAAATAACTGTATACAGTCATAGTATACGGTAACTATACTTACAGCAAAGCGGAGCAGAAGACAGGACTTTCCCACACCGGAGTCACCAATAAGGAGGAGCTTGAACAGGTAGTCACTGAAATGAAAGCATCCAGCATTAGACCAAAGACTAGACATACTAAACAGTGTTGCTACTGAACTCCAGTCATAAGCCCTACTGATGTTATGTTGGTCAGTTTATTCCACTTCGGACAGATGGCCTAGAATTCTAGGCTAAGGCCCAATAGAGAGAAAGTGTGGGGAAAGACACTCCTGAGAGACACTCCTGAGGCAACCAACCGATTGACCAATATCAAGTTGTGTTCAAGCAACTACTTCTAAATAAGACATGTAGCAGGGCCCCCGCCAGTACACGGTGAACTCATTCACCGATATGGAACTCTCAGAAATGTTTGTGCGCAAGTAAATATTATGGTGTAGTACTTTCACATCAACTCTCAGCAAAACAAGGTCACGTGCATTTGACACACTTCCACTGCACAGAAGTGGCGCAATGACAGAGCTATTCTTGTGTCTACTGAAATTGAGATGTGGCATGTTTTTCCTGCCAAAGAACTTCCATGCTATGGAAACTAACACAGGCTGCATGTATGTGGCAATCTCTTCCCCAAACGCAGACTTTGATGTGATGTGGCGATCTCTCCCACATTCACGAAGATAAGAGGCTTTTACAACAAATCACCTATGCTTTCTGAGTCGACGTCCATACGCTTGCTATGTACGGAAACGGCATGTGCTGGCTAAATTGCTATCACCCGGCACATAGCCAATCTATTCGTAAATTTATGTTTTGGCCCTAacataacgttagttagctagctaacgttacacacTAACGTTAGAGAGCACCATCACAGAACGGAGGGTGTGTGTTTGTTAATGACAAAGCGATCTCAAAGCAAGCATTGGTgtttgttagctaacgttagatctCCATAGGCAGCAAGATAGCTTTGCTACTGTAAGTTAGTGGGCCGGTACGACGTTTCAGCACCACGTCCTATTTCTCCGGTCGCTACCGCACAGAGCAGGGTTTCTATGCGCGTGTTCGCTCATTTCAGGGCCACACACAAGTGACAGATGTTTGAGGGACTAACTAGCTATGTTCGTTGACAATACTGACAACAATTACATTATAGTTAGCTATTTTTATGTAAAACGTATGCATCTATCTATCGTTAGCTGACAATGTGGCACGAACAAGCGATCAGCTGACGTTGGCTGAATATTAGTTAAAAAACGCTCGAGACTCACATTTATGGAATTGCCCGCGCCCTACTACAATAAAATGTTCGATCTATGCATATAAGATTACAAAACGAAAGGGAGTGTAAAATATACGAGTGGTAGCGTCTACTCACTATTCTGGATTCATGATTTGACTGACGTTCGGGATATGTTTCTATCGGCGATTTCACtgttccttcctcctctctctcactccgctTTCAAAGGCAAATATGGATTGTCGGTCTCAATATCCAAGGCACTTGGATGTCTTTCACCGTATTTTCTAACTCCCCTTGTCCTTCTTGGCTGTCTAATCGTTATGAGGGTATATAACGTTTACAGACATTCCTATTTTCGTCTGATTTGACAGGTTAATTttcttctttttctttctttctgtgtcCGCTCTTCGCTCAAAGTACAAGATGGCTGCGCAGGTGCGGCAGTGACATCAAATGACGTGGCACTACGGACAAATCTAGAATGTCTCTGAATGCTGGGAGTTGTAGTTCAAAGTCTACCTAGACATGGGGGactttgtatttatttaaactttatttaacaaggccagtcagttaagaacaaattattaattacaatgactgcctaccaaaaggcaaaaggctggggggctgggattaaaaaatgtaaataaattcaataaaaatattggacaaaacacacatcaagaTAAGTACACACCTTTTTTATATGCATAAGTATATGGATACACTGTATTATTGCAAATTTGAATTCAATGGAAAAAGGaaaatgtttataattttatgtAATTATGAGTTTAAAAGAAATCTCCAAAACAATGTTCATTAGAAAAAAGTATATAACTTTATTAAAGTTGACATGTCATAGACAATTAAACATTCAAGTTGGAGAAACATTGAGGCACAACATTAGAGAAGGTAATTcccttgcctggctacccagactccttgctcaGGCCAAACGCTACTCCGCGACAACGTTAGTTTCTTCTCCTTCTCCGCAATATGTCTacatctcaaaatcaaatcaaatgttattttgtcacatgcgccgaatacaacatgtaaTCAGTGTTAaactatttactaaataaactgacttaaacaataataataagaaaaaagttaagaagaagaaaatagaaacatttaaaataattggagagcaacaataaaataacagtaacgaggctatatacagggggtaccggtacagagtcaaagtgcagggggcacaggttagtcgaggtaattgaggtaatatgtacatgtaggtacagtgactacgcatagataataaacagagagtagcagcaacgtaaACATGGgggaggcaatgcaaatagtctgggtagccattttgttagctgttcaggattcttatggcttgggggtagaagctgttaagaagccttttggacctagagttggtgctccggtacctcttgccgtgacgtagcagaaagaacagtctgtgactagggtggttggagtctttggcaatttttatgcatcctctgacaccgcctggtatagtggtcctggagggcaggaaacttggccccagtgatgtactggggttgtacgcactaccctctgtagtgccttgctgaTTGatcatgcacccctgaggggccctcgtgttgagaatcagtgaggcagatgtgttgttacctacccttaccacctgagggtggcctgtcaggaagtccaggatacagttgcagagggagatgtttagtcccagggtccttagcttagtgatgagctttgaggtcactatggtgttgaacgctgagctgtagtcaatgaatagcattctcacgtaggtgttccttttgtccagatgggaaagggcagtttggagtgcaatagagattgtgtcacctgtggacctgttggggccgTATGCAAATTGGGCTGGGTTTAGGGTTTCAGGaataatggtgttgtgagccatgaccagcctttcaaagcacttcatgactacagatgtgagtgctacgggccggTAGTCATTGAGGcaagttaccttggtgttcttgggcacagggactatggtggtctgcttgaaacatgttggtattacagactcggtcagggacaggttgaaaatgtcagtgaagacacttgacagttggtcagcgcatgctcagagtacacgtcctggtagtcCGTATGGCcctgcgaccttgtgaatgttgacctgtttgtttAAAGGTcatactcacatcggctatggaaagCGTGATCACagagtcatccggaacagcttgtgctcgcatgcatgcttcagtgttgcttgcctagaAGTGTgcgtagaagtaatttagctcgtctggtaggctcgtgtcactgggtagctcacggctgtgcttccctttgtagtctatattagtttgcaagccctgccacatccaacaagcatcggagccggtgtagtatgattcaatcttagtcctgtattaacgctttgcctttttgatggttcgtcggtgggcatagcaggatttcttataagcgtacaGCTtcagtgtcccgctccttgaaagtggtagctctgccctttagctcagtgcggatgttgcctgtaatccatggcttctggttggggtatgtacatacaatcactgtggggatgacgtcatcgatgcacttattgatgaagccagtgactgatgtggtgtactcttcaatgccatcggaagaatcccagaacatattccagtctgtgctagcaaaacagtcctgtagcttaacaTCTGCGTTAtttgaccacttctgtattgagctagtcactggtacttcctgctttagtttttgcttgtaagcaggaatcaggaggatagaattatggtcagattttccaaatggagggcgagggagagctttgtactcgcctctgtgtgtggagtaaaggtggtccagagtttttcccCCCCtatggttgcacatgtaacacgctggtagaaatgaggtaaaacagatttaagtttccctgcattaaagtccccaaccactaggagcgccgcctctggatgagaattttcttgtttgcttatggccttatacagctcattgagtgcagtcttagtgccagcatcagtctgtggtggtaaatagacagctacaaaaaatatagatgaaaactctcttggtaaaagtgtggtctatagcttatcatgagatactctacctcaggcgagcaaaaccttgagacttcattAATGTCagatttcatgcaccagctgttattgacaaatagacacagacctccACCCCTTGTTTtatcggaggcagctgttctatctcgccgatgcacggaaaacccagccagctgtatgttatccatgtcgtcgttcaaccacgactcagtgaaacagaAGATATTACAGtatttaatgtcccgttggtaggatagtcttgatcggagctcatccagttaattatccaatgattgcacgttggctaataggactgatggtagaggcaggTTACCCACTCGCCGTTCGATTCTTACAAAGCACCCCGACTATGACCCGACCGTCTCTTCTTCATGCAAATTATgtggatttgggccttgtccggtgtctgaagtaaatccttcgcatacgaaaatctttgtccagtatgaggtgagtaatcactgttctgatatccaggagctcttttcggtcatacaAGACAttgagaaacattatgtacaaaataagttacaaataatgcgaaaaaacacacacaatagcacaattggttgagAGCCCGTAAAACGGGAGCCATCGGCTCAGGCACTATTATATCAGTGAGGCGATTCGATTAATCCCGGGCGCCCAGGTAGGTGTGTTTTACACCTGGTGAAAGTTGGTTACATTCGTTTTGGACACGGGCTGACTCCCAGGCGTGAGCCAGGTGCCCCATTCAAAGCCTGTGACAAAAGTGCCGTAATTAAGCACgtggagtaatgagtaggattaCGTGCTTTCACATGCcaaagtgattgcttttgatcAAAACGCTTCATCTGCCTTCCTAATGAAAACTAGTTTGAAAATTCAAACATATATTTTATGTAAAAGATGTTCATAACATGACTTAGCAGCGCAGATTACTGTTCGAATTGAGAAGGGGGCTCCTCCCTCACTGCTTTTGCCTGTTCATGTCAAGGGCCATAGACCGGTGCCTCGTGGCATAATCGAATCCGCCCAGTACCTCCCCGACCCTTCACCGAATTCCGGTCCATTtgattggtccagaaaccgaTGGATTGGGCCAGAGCCTAAAACGTGGGTAAAGCGGTGGTTTGAAAAttcgtcattggctttgatactctgattggttagagacaaTCCAATCGCTGattactttgttttgtacaacgctCCTCGTGCCCCTcgtcaccacaaacgacttcgatgatggcagtctcagactaaagTATGTAGCGAACGACAAAGTAGCGGAATTATTTAGTGTGAGTCGTTAGGCTAGTAATGCCCAGCTGTTGTAATctgcctgcaacacacacacacagagatacactgtACATATTTTATtagaatccccattagctgctgcaaaagcagcagctactcttcctggggtccacacaaaacatgaaacataatacagaatgacataacacagaacatcaatagacaagaacagctcaaggacagtactacataaaacatttttaaaggcacactacatatcaatgcatacataCAAGCTATCTAGGTCATataggggagaggtgttgtgccgtgaggtgttgctttatctgtttttttaaccaggtttgctgtatatttgagcaatatgagatggaaggaagttccatgcaataatggctctatataatactgtacgctttcttgaatttgttctggatttgaggACTgtaaaaagacccctggtggcatgtctggtgggataagtatgtgtgtcagagctgtgtgtaagttg
Above is a genomic segment from Salvelinus fontinalis isolate EN_2023a chromosome 36, ASM2944872v1, whole genome shotgun sequence containing:
- the LOC129835081 gene encoding ras-related protein Rab-1B: MNPEYDYLFKLLLIGDSGVGKSCLLLRFADDTYTESYISTIGVDFKIRTIELDGKTIKLQIWDTAGQERFRTITSSYYRGAHGIIVVYDVTDQESYNNVKQWLQEIDRYASENVNKLLVGNKCDLTTKKVVDYTTAKEFADSLAIPFLETSAKNATNVEQAFMTMAAEIKKRMGPGATAGGDKPNLKIDSTPVRQSGGGCC